From a region of the Gossypium raimondii isolate GPD5lz chromosome 10, ASM2569854v1, whole genome shotgun sequence genome:
- the LOC105778310 gene encoding protein RALF-like 34, whose protein sequence is MASSSSVLLSKLLLPLFITHIVLTTSIVEAQVEDASLKLVRDALERPLPISSYSELNDDEEIDDDGDDDDDDDDDDDDGENGYSRRSLFWKRMGYYISYGALWANRIPCPPRSGRSYYTHNCFKVHGPVHPYTRGCSRITRCRR, encoded by the coding sequence ATGGCTTCTTCTTCATCAGTACTTCTCAGCAAGCTTCTTCTCCCCCTTTTCATCACTCACATTGTCCTTACAACCTCCATAGTCGAAGCTCAAGTCGAAGATGCAAGTTTGAAGCTGGTCAGAGATGCTTTAGAAAGGCCACTTCCAATCTCAAGTTACAGTGAGTTAAATGACGATGAAGAGAtagatgatgatggtgatgatgatgatgatgatgatgatgatgatgatgatggtgaaaATGGGTACAGTCGAAGATCTTTGTTTTGGAAGAGAATGGGGTACTACATTTCATACGGGGCGCTTTGGGCTAACAGGATCCCGTGCCCACCAAGGTCAGGCAGATCTTACTACACTCACAACTGTTTTAAGGTCCACGGGCCTGTTCATCCTTACACTAGGGGTTGTTCAAGGATCACTCGCTGCAGGAGATGA